The proteins below come from a single Drosophila teissieri strain GT53w chromosome 3L, Prin_Dtei_1.1, whole genome shotgun sequence genomic window:
- the LOC122617320 gene encoding probable zinc transporter protein DDB_G0282067 yields MAHQLTILCCALLGVAAASYIPHGGYNHGHGVGYSIQTHHEAPKQWRDHQQGHHQWVEAPKAHSWGTVQDHHHQQWAPVASHDSHNQWSHHEEPNHHPKYEFNYGVKDTKTGDIKQQWETRDGDKVKGGYTMKEADGRTRIVEYTADAHNGFQATVKHVGHASHLEHSHAHGHGHGQEYGHGHGHATSYVDVKQDTSSKWEDKSSKWW; encoded by the coding sequence atgGCCCACCAATTGACCATCCTTTGCTGCGCACTCCTGGGTGTGGCTGCTGCTAGCTACATCCCTCATGGCGGATATAATCACGGACACGGAGTGGGCTACAGCATCCAGACGCATCACGAGGCGCCCAAGCAGTGGCGCGATCACCAGCAGGGTCACCACCAATGGGTGGAGGCTCCAAAGGCCCACTCTTGGGGCACAGTTCAGgatcaccaccaccagcagtgGGCTCCAGTCGCTTCGCACGACAGCCACAACCAGTGGAGCCACCACGAGGAGCCCAATCACCACCCGAAATACGAGTTTAACTACGGAGTGAAGGACACCAAGACCGGAGACATCAAGCAGCAGTGGGAGACCCGGGATGGCGACAAGGTCAAGGGAGGCTACACCATGAAGGAGGCTGATGGACGCACCAGGATCGTTGAGTACACTGCCGACGCCCACAACGGATTCCAGGCAACCGTGAAGCATGTGGGGCACGCCAGTCACTTGGAGCACAGCCACgcacatggacatggacatggccaggaGTACGGTCATGGACATGGTCACGCCACAAGCTACGTGGATGTCAAACAGGACACCAGCAGCAAGTGGGAGGACAAGAGCAGCAAGTGGTGGTAA
- the LOC122617321 gene encoding adult-specific cuticular protein ACP-20 translates to MNSFCGGLLFALLVGASWAAPHGGHATSYSSVTKHEGPVHKSLGYGYDHDVVSAYGGIYGHGYPSLGHSGYGYGYDKHEPHHYPKYHFDYGVKDAHTGDQKSQWETRDGDKVKGSYSLKESDGTTRVVEYTADDHNGFNAVVKKLGHAHHPQVYHKGYGHGDVYGADYGYGHDVAHFGGYGHGHGGHASSYVSVKQLH, encoded by the coding sequence ATGAATTCCTTTTGCGGAGGTCTGTTGTTTGCCCTTTTGGTGGGAGCCAGTTGGGCAGCTCCTCATGGAGGACATGCCACCAGCTACAGCTCGGTGACCAAACACGAAGGACCTGTCCACAAGAGCCTGGGCTACGGATACGATCACGATGTGGTCAGTGCCTACGGTGGCATCTACGGACACGGCTATCCGAGTCTCGGCCACTCGGgctacggatacggatacgacAAGCACGAGCCCCACCACTATCCCAAGTACCACTTCGACTACGGCGTCAAGGATGCCCACACCGGAGACCAGAAGAGCCAGTGGGAGACGCGGGATGGCGACAAGGTGAAGGGCAGCTACTCCCTCAAGGAATCCGATGGCACCACCCGAGTGGTGGAGTACACCGCCGATGACCACAATGGCTTCAATGCCGTGGTGAAGAAgctcggccacgcccaccacccccaGGTCTACCACAAGGGCTACGGACACGGCGATGTCTACGGCGCCGACTACGGCTACGGTCACGATGTGGCGCACTTCGGCGgatacggacacggacacggaggCCACGCCAGCAGCTACGTGAGCGTGAAGCAGCTGCACTAG